In a genomic window of uncultured Methanobrevibacter sp.:
- a CDS encoding Ig-like domain repeat protein: MNFKRIILISLILCFLSFACVSASENQTSIENSNLNAVGVVDEDINEYDNVMFAGKNASDGRGVVSGELLSSSNVDDKNTTLCEAVGENASDGCGVVSGELLSSSNVNDKLSASKMGTRDELNNLVLAAKEGSTITLDKDYDFLGAVKPIEITKSIVIDGNGHTITLGYNNAFNLGDGGAIIADGQCPFIISNCKFINCSRGGVAGAISAQAKYNSQIIDCTFKRCYAFGEMKTVRWETSATMVSTASSSGGAISISDLVTVKSCRFEDCSAGNGGAINAYGKCQILDCVFVKNHAGRAECLQSYEHGGAIYLKGGSGALVKGCTFNENSAGRFGGAISIAANDVRIEDCVFNSNYVDDSVKQKGGAIFVESDSKIGDTGFQITRCTFNNNGYDGNKHYCKYGGAIYFDERIIVGHISYCNFTGNGASKEGGAVYASSDSKFLNFKGCLFTKNRVEKYGGGIYLDSKSSTIVDCAFVEQPNAIYCDNKECTIKFSAFLKNSNYDVWSTKEINIANNWFGNTMDNRYYDLAKLKGKAVNLNNRENLYLVATSMDKNYHDGQESTVDLNFRYMRDSPTSDSKLAPFTNPAIRYVVSGVNARAVSDNLYLANGKSSFKFLADPFTSTPSITVDCYGAKLTLKFKTNPYSFTALQVVVNNCQNRVLNLVHNYTRDKSIDGDMVVTISKDLVINGNGFTLDSKNSGGVFFMSNRPNVDINNLNIVNSKSKWGSAIWGYIDNMSVNNCRFINCSAKFEGGAINLVGKVLTITNSTFINNTADENGGSLIVMGINTVIRDCIFINSNSGMEGCFIYLHASSRLNLTDSILLTNSTSNYISKPEGESLRWNVSANIENNWFGGTNEDILKNYDMLRVFPVKSLLYLNITPSLYDIPVGDSSNITLKFYSYDLNSRQGVPLSRVRNMKFGVSLLEEGGTLSSDSIMLTNNEGSVVYTSSSDGEMPVEIDYELFNHVLSLNQYHEGSFTDLKHLISNSGDVINLTRDYTFSVMFDYMLMDGIYINKDLTINGNNHVIDGDGWARIFNIDGHKVVLNNITFINGYTPDNGGAIQTSSQTSLSINSCRFENNSAKNGGAIYLKSYEKVNIEFSVFKNNTASAKGGAIYYYGDYRSNTFCNITGTFTNNKASDDGGAIYLIDVAKYHLKGNFTNNVAGKNGGAVCADVALAISTFTIDGIFDSNAAAYGGAVYSFNPFGNFTGIYQNNRASKDGGAIYTNRSISYSGRYNRISGEFYANTANEQGSAVCTMNLKHNDIDLYNSIFMKNHGKSTVYSSGYSYLNVHDSIFVENIDNRVFDTSQVEVVDGRLKAYNNWFGNTVDNFDRKPSVGPRVLLNDWMYVDVDCGKSETDLKSKNNIIFTLKSYNAKKGTVSDYAGNFKLNLSLKSGTGNFSSDSFILGNASVKVTYVANDYGENTVVVLANLSKYSHKTYEIKYNVVEHPSDSFYALQYEIDHMNGNILNLTNNYAFYPESDAPNGVKINKSITINGNGFIIDGKDSSRIFDISADNVVLENVSLINGNDINGSAIYAEGNNIIIRNSILLNNTGAVIYAVNSLNANYNWWGNTVDTFNRKANVSDNVVVGNALFASFNADSNIIGAGNRTTLTLDLTNLYDFNSKSNSTYDGLNLFSFDFESVDGNINVTSDKIKKGKISVLFEAIGPFYGEIYAKYRNVELKHEFEIIYDDDSFTALYTLINKTVVNGVVNLTHDYNFYYYDVDYVRSIPINKAVTINGNGFAINGMNQSSIFNISADNVSLSNINFLDAINAVEWVGNNGSISNISVNNVDSALIYCGSNLVVRDSNFTQARMYSLYLEGSNHVVDGCEFVDNSGSSIIGYDVCDLNIDDSVFNNNGPDSSIVDFSWCKDVNITDCIFNNHNNRSINILQGSTVYLANNTLSASDYIFNDGTILSKTFAHLDNVNLNHMVGDVILLNATIYDDNNNIILVDEFNFKINDELFAAEFYMDAYEYLWRLSNGSWIVVADIDEESFVNCTVDSLVVNALKYNSSVIITSISDVVYGENVKIGFEFENSTAVLVTVTFNSEVIFNETVKVNNVSIPNLGSGFYNVVISTLENEFYRSSSVASDFRVNRAGSSLILEEILDTYYGKDIIVNFTVENRTSVVASIYNIDTKEFIINDVVEGNLFILNNLPVGSYAVTLTNIMDINYNPSGDYAAFNVLKVNSSIILDNKTEYIYGNVAISYDVDNLTNVTVTVVDLESGDVYNFTTTNSTINLDWDVGSYQITVVNMGTENVFASQDSKTFLVLPANSSVEIDDIGDVYYGDDIEIYFDVINATNVTVIVKDENNRAIYNNNTNESYFDLSDLAVGKYTVEVYNSGSNNFNPSNDTKTFYVLKVGSLIEFNYLNVTYYGMPFRLDYDVENETLLNLCIYDSKGFVIFNKNFNEISELPEDMSNLTEEAYLGYYFFIYRNLTVGNYTFEFTNLGNSNVSGNKVNGSFEIIKVPSYVEILVDSIVYGDDLEVYIDVVNATTVNIMIKNDVGAIVYDENITSSPVIVSDLIPGNYTVIVTNYGTENVIGNSSSEEFCVYKLNSTVKLNNISDIYYEDAVLIEFDVENKTVVNVRIQNQDGEVVYDNNVTSDVLLIPNLNVGNYTLTVTNMEAFNISESADSKSFRVLKRSINITVAVEDNVYGELSVINVISDIDGMLSVNLGNQQLLVGVMDGHGKVMINLDAGNYTAHVNYTDDNYDINMTGCSFTVYKADVDLSVEVLDKVYSADVDGNVFASLDGEYTVVIGDYSVPVTVLNGVGAFDVGVLNVGNYTVRVIFAGNDNYNSNVNKSAFEVTQSETNFNIVANESNITYGNSINVTQSLPGDATGTITYSFANGTVINVLNVDESFVLSGLDVGSYVVYANYSGDSNYAPARDSLTIDVNKAVNNILVFGQDATYLGNSTITVVADVDGEYYVGVGDKIVVVIVSNGIGVNTIALDVGTYSADVEYINANYVNNVTSIPFTVAKSDVNLSVEVLDVVYSVDVDGNVFASLDGKYDVIIGDTLKVVSVKNGIGTFNFGVLDVGNYTVRVIFAGNENYSANSNVSTFKVTSTGTKFNVIANSTEITYGEAINITQSLPVNVTGNVTYGFANGTIIKVLDVGESFVLSGLDAKSYVIYANYSDSNYPSALDSITVVVNKAINNVVVSANSVTCPDNVTVNVKADIDGIYIVSVGGNSFEVNVVNGNGSISVSLGVGDYSTLTYSDNPNYETNIQEAKFNVLSVEDYDFGFNMIDKTVIFHAPSDATGNLTLVAGNTTYVARLENGTAEITANELIEGSNVVGIAYSGDSKYAPRSYSSIFVVNTMIVTSDMTRGYNSGVDYQVKIVDNNGNPLKNKYVTFTINNRKYISSTNENGIAKLNVKLRVGTYNVIVNLDGGKNVTKKLKIVKRITGNKNVVKYYNSNFKYKFKVIGNDGKAVGKGVKVTVKIGKKTYRLKTDKKGYITIRLTKKFTPKKYTIKAAYKGYSVKNKIKVKGVIFSKKTVKIKKSSRKLVLKAKLKQGKKLLKNKKVIFKFKGKKYKVKTNKKAIAKVTIKRNVIKKLKVGKKYRFKVTYLKSSINRTVKVKR, translated from the coding sequence ATGAATTTTAAGAGAATAATTTTAATTTCATTAATTCTATGTTTCTTGTCGTTTGCTTGTGTATCGGCAAGTGAAAATCAGACATCAATAGAAAATTCTAATCTTAATGCTGTTGGTGTGGTTGATGAGGATATTAATGAATATGATAACGTTATGTTTGCTGGAAAAAATGCTTCTGATGGTCGTGGTGTTGTCTCTGGGGAATTGCTTTCCAGTAGTAATGTTGATGATAAAAATACTACACTTTGTGAGGCCGTTGGAGAAAATGCTTCTGATGGTTGTGGTGTTGTCTCTGGGGAATTGCTTTCCAGTAGCAATGTAAATGATAAGTTGTCTGCTTCAAAGATGGGGACCCGTGATGAATTGAATAATTTGGTTCTTGCTGCTAAAGAGGGTTCAACAATAACATTGGATAAGGATTATGATTTTTTAGGGGCTGTAAAACCTATTGAAATAACTAAAAGCATTGTAATTGATGGTAATGGACATACAATTACTCTTGGATATAATAATGCTTTTAATTTAGGAGATGGAGGAGCCATAATTGCTGATGGGCAGTGTCCTTTTATAATTTCCAATTGTAAATTTATAAACTGCTCTAGAGGAGGTGTTGCAGGTGCAATTTCAGCACAGGCGAAATATAACTCCCAAATTATTGATTGTACTTTTAAGAGATGTTATGCTTTTGGAGAGATGAAAACTGTTAGATGGGAAACCTCAGCCACTATGGTATCTACTGCATCCAGTTCTGGCGGTGCAATTTCAATTTCTGATTTGGTCACTGTTAAATCTTGTAGATTTGAAGATTGTTCGGCTGGAAATGGTGGTGCAATAAATGCATATGGTAAATGTCAAATACTTGATTGTGTTTTTGTTAAAAATCACGCAGGAAGAGCCGAATGTCTGCAGTCTTATGAGCATGGTGGTGCCATTTATCTTAAGGGTGGATCAGGTGCTTTAGTTAAGGGATGCACATTCAATGAAAATTCTGCTGGACGTTTTGGAGGCGCAATATCAATAGCTGCTAATGATGTTAGAATTGAGGATTGTGTTTTTAATTCTAACTATGTGGATGATAGCGTAAAACAAAAAGGTGGTGCAATATTTGTAGAATCAGATTCCAAGATTGGCGACACTGGTTTTCAAATAACTCGGTGTACATTCAACAATAATGGATATGACGGCAATAAACATTACTGTAAATATGGTGGTGCAATATATTTTGATGAGAGAATTATTGTTGGGCATATTTCATATTGTAATTTTACAGGCAATGGTGCTTCAAAGGAGGGTGGTGCAGTCTATGCTTCATCTGATAGCAAATTCCTTAATTTTAAAGGATGTCTATTCACCAAAAATAGAGTTGAAAAATATGGTGGAGGAATATATCTTGATTCTAAATCTTCAACCATAGTGGATTGTGCATTTGTCGAACAGCCTAATGCAATATATTGCGACAATAAAGAATGCACTATTAAATTCTCCGCATTTTTAAAAAACAGCAATTATGACGTCTGGTCCACTAAAGAGATAAATATTGCGAACAATTGGTTTGGAAATACTATGGATAACAGGTATTACGATTTGGCTAAACTCAAAGGCAAAGCAGTTAACCTTAATAATAGGGAAAATTTGTATCTGGTTGCCACATCTATGGATAAAAACTATCATGATGGACAGGAATCCACTGTTGATTTGAACTTCAGATATATGCGTGATTCTCCTACATCTGACAGTAAATTAGCTCCCTTTACTAATCCGGCGATTCGTTATGTTGTTAGTGGAGTAAATGCAAGGGCGGTTTCCGATAATCTTTATTTGGCAAACGGTAAATCCTCTTTTAAATTCTTGGCAGATCCTTTTACAAGTACACCTTCTATTACTGTGGATTGTTATGGTGCAAAACTGACTTTAAAGTTCAAGACAAATCCATATTCATTCACCGCTCTTCAGGTTGTTGTTAACAATTGTCAAAATAGAGTTTTAAATCTGGTTCATAATTATACTCGTGACAAATCTATCGATGGTGACATGGTCGTAACTATTTCAAAAGACCTAGTGATTAATGGTAACGGTTTTACTTTGGATTCAAAAAATAGTGGTGGAGTCTTTTTTATGAGTAACCGTCCTAATGTGGACATAAATAATTTGAACATTGTTAATAGTAAATCAAAGTGGGGTTCGGCCATTTGGGGTTATATAGATAATATGTCAGTCAATAACTGCAGGTTCATTAATTGTTCAGCAAAATTTGAGGGGGGTGCGATTAATCTGGTTGGAAAAGTGCTTACAATAACCAATTCCACTTTCATTAACAATACGGCTGATGAAAATGGGGGCTCTTTGATAGTAATGGGTATTAATACTGTAATTAGGGATTGCATTTTCATTAATTCCAATTCTGGTATGGAGGGATGTTTCATTTATCTTCACGCTAGCAGCAGATTAAATCTCACAGATTCCATATTGTTAACCAATTCAACATCAAATTATATTTCTAAGCCGGAGGGTGAATCACTACGATGGAATGTTTCAGCTAACATTGAGAACAATTGGTTTGGCGGTACAAATGAGGATATATTAAAGAATTATGACATGCTTCGTGTGTTCCCTGTTAAGAGTTTGCTTTATCTGAATATCACACCTTCTCTCTATGATATTCCTGTAGGAGACAGTTCAAATATCACTCTTAAGTTTTACTCATATGATTTGAACTCAAGACAGGGGGTTCCGTTATCACGCGTCAGAAACATGAAATTTGGCGTTAGTCTGTTGGAAGAAGGAGGGACACTCAGCTCCGATTCAATCATGCTGACCAATAATGAGGGGAGTGTGGTGTATACTTCAAGTTCTGATGGTGAAATGCCTGTTGAAATCGATTATGAACTATTCAACCATGTACTCTCTCTTAATCAGTACCATGAAGGTTCTTTCACAGACCTTAAGCATCTGATTAGCAATTCTGGGGATGTTATAAATCTCACTAGGGATTATACTTTTTCTGTGATGTTCGATTATATGTTGATGGATGGTATTTACATTAATAAAGATTTGACAATCAACGGTAATAACCATGTTATCGATGGTGACGGATGGGCTAGAATATTTAATATAGACGGACATAAAGTTGTTTTAAATAATATCACCTTTATTAACGGTTATACTCCGGATAATGGTGGTGCGATTCAAACATCATCTCAAACTTCTTTGTCTATTAATTCCTGCAGATTCGAAAACAATTCTGCAAAAAATGGTGGTGCAATTTATCTTAAATCCTATGAGAAGGTAAACATAGAATTTTCTGTCTTTAAAAACAATACTGCCAGTGCAAAAGGGGGTGCAATCTATTATTATGGAGATTATCGAAGCAATACATTTTGCAACATAACAGGTACTTTTACAAATAACAAAGCATCAGATGACGGAGGTGCAATATATTTAATTGATGTGGCAAAATATCATCTTAAAGGTAATTTCACAAACAATGTCGCAGGAAAGAATGGTGGTGCAGTTTGTGCAGATGTCGCTCTTGCTATTTCAACATTTACCATAGACGGTATTTTTGATTCAAATGCTGCAGCATACGGTGGTGCTGTTTATAGTTTTAATCCATTCGGTAACTTTACAGGAATCTATCAAAATAACAGGGCATCCAAAGATGGTGGAGCAATTTATACAAACAGGTCCATATCATATTCCGGAAGATATAATCGTATCAGCGGAGAATTTTACGCCAATACTGCAAATGAGCAGGGAAGTGCAGTTTGTACAATGAATCTCAAACATAACGACATAGATTTATACAATTCCATTTTTATGAAAAATCATGGAAAATCCACAGTATATTCATCAGGTTATAGTTATCTTAATGTTCATGACTCCATTTTTGTTGAAAATATTGATAACAGAGTATTTGATACATCCCAGGTAGAGGTCGTTGACGGTCGTCTTAAAGCTTATAATAACTGGTTCGGCAATACTGTTGATAATTTTGATAGAAAGCCTTCTGTCGGTCCAAGAGTTTTATTGAATGATTGGATGTATGTAGATGTAGATTGCGGTAAAAGCGAAACCGATCTTAAATCTAAAAATAACATTATTTTTACATTGAAATCATATAACGCAAAAAAAGGAACAGTTTCAGATTATGCTGGCAACTTTAAACTTAATTTAAGCTTAAAATCAGGCACCGGCAACTTCAGTAGTGATTCCTTTATTTTAGGCAATGCCTCTGTTAAAGTTACATATGTTGCGAATGATTATGGTGAAAATACAGTTGTTGTTTTGGCAAATCTGTCAAAATATTCCCATAAGACATACGAAATTAAATATAATGTAGTTGAGCATCCTAGCGATTCATTTTATGCATTACAATATGAAATAGATCATATGAATGGAAATATCCTTAACTTAACTAATAATTATGCGTTCTATCCGGAAAGTGATGCTCCAAATGGAGTAAAAATTAACAAATCCATAACCATCAACGGAAATGGGTTTATCATTGACGGTAAAGACAGCTCCCGCATCTTTGATATTTCAGCAGACAATGTTGTTCTGGAAAATGTCTCCCTAATCAACGGTAATGACATCAACGGCAGTGCAATATATGCTGAAGGCAACAATATCATAATAAGGAATTCCATTTTATTGAATAACACTGGTGCGGTTATCTACGCTGTAAACTCGTTAAATGCAAATTACAACTGGTGGGGAAATACTGTAGACACTTTCAATAGGAAGGCCAATGTTAGTGATAATGTTGTTGTGGGCAATGCCCTATTTGCGAGTTTCAATGCAGATTCAAATATTATTGGTGCAGGCAATAGAACAACACTTACTTTAGATTTAACTAATTTATATGATTTCAATTCAAAATCAAATTCAACTTATGATGGACTTAACCTATTTTCATTTGATTTTGAATCAGTTGACGGAAATATTAATGTCACTTCAGATAAGATAAAAAAAGGAAAAATCTCTGTTTTATTTGAAGCTATTGGACCTTTTTATGGTGAAATTTATGCAAAATACAGAAATGTGGAGTTAAAACATGAATTTGAAATAATTTATGATGACGATTCATTCACCGCTCTCTATACTTTGATAAATAAAACCGTTGTTAATGGTGTTGTTAATCTGACACATGACTATAACTTTTATTATTATGATGTTGATTATGTCAGAAGCATCCCGATAAATAAGGCAGTGACAATCAATGGAAACGGATTTGCTATTAATGGAATGAATCAATCCAGCATATTTAATATATCTGCAGACAATGTCTCATTAAGTAATATTAATTTCTTGGATGCAATAAATGCCGTTGAGTGGGTTGGAAACAATGGGTCAATAAGCAATATTTCAGTGAATAATGTGGACTCCGCATTAATCTATTGCGGTTCTAACCTGGTTGTAAGGGATTCAAATTTCACCCAGGCCAGAATGTATTCACTATATCTGGAAGGTTCAAATCATGTTGTTGACGGTTGTGAATTTGTAGATAATTCAGGATCTTCAATAATTGGATATGACGTATGCGATTTAAATATTGATGATTCAGTATTTAACAATAATGGGCCTGATTCAAGCATTGTTGATTTTTCCTGGTGTAAAGATGTAAATATCACAGATTGCATATTCAATAATCATAATAATCGATCCATTAATATTTTGCAGGGGTCAACTGTTTATTTGGCTAACAATACTCTTTCCGCATCAGATTATATTTTCAACGACGGAACTATTCTTTCAAAGACCTTTGCTCATTTGGATAATGTCAATTTAAATCATATGGTTGGTGACGTGATTTTATTAAATGCCACAATATATGATGATAATAATAATATCATTTTAGTTGATGAGTTTAATTTCAAAATTAACGATGAACTTTTTGCAGCCGAGTTTTATATGGATGCATACGAGTACTTATGGAGATTATCAAATGGGTCTTGGATTGTTGTTGCGGATATAGATGAAGAATCCTTTGTAAATTGTACTGTCGACTCACTGGTAGTTAATGCATTAAAATATAATTCATCCGTTATAATTACAAGTATTAGTGATGTTGTTTATGGTGAAAATGTAAAAATCGGTTTTGAGTTTGAAAACAGTACTGCAGTTCTGGTTACAGTTACCTTTAACTCAGAAGTGATATTCAATGAAACTGTAAAGGTCAATAACGTTTCCATTCCTAATTTGGGATCCGGATTTTATAATGTAGTAATCAGTACTTTAGAAAATGAATTTTATCGTTCAAGCAGTGTTGCTTCAGATTTCAGAGTTAATAGAGCAGGTTCTTCATTAATTCTCGAGGAGATACTCGACACTTATTACGGCAAAGATATAATTGTTAATTTCACTGTTGAAAACAGAACCAGTGTTGTCGCTTCAATTTATAATATTGATACCAAGGAGTTTATTATCAACGACGTCGTTGAAGGTAATTTATTTATCCTAAATAATTTGCCTGTAGGTTCATATGCAGTAACATTAACCAATATCATGGACATAAATTATAATCCTAGCGGAGATTATGCTGCATTCAATGTTTTAAAAGTTAATTCATCCATAATTCTTGATAATAAAACAGAATATATTTATGGCAATGTTGCAATCAGTTATGATGTTGATAATTTAACCAATGTTACTGTAACTGTTGTTGATTTGGAAAGTGGTGATGTATATAATTTCACAACTACAAACTCAACCATTAATCTTGATTGGGATGTTGGTTCCTATCAAATTACTGTGGTCAATATGGGAACTGAGAATGTTTTCGCCAGTCAGGATTCAAAAACATTCCTTGTCCTACCTGCAAATTCATCTGTTGAAATAGATGACATTGGTGATGTGTATTATGGAGATGACATTGAAATTTACTTTGATGTAATCAATGCTACAAATGTTACTGTTATTGTAAAGGATGAAAACAATAGGGCTATTTATAATAATAATACTAATGAAAGCTATTTTGATCTTTCAGATTTGGCTGTAGGTAAATACACTGTAGAAGTTTATAATTCAGGTTCCAATAATTTCAACCCTAGCAACGACACTAAAACATTTTACGTATTGAAAGTCGGTTCATTAATAGAATTCAATTATTTAAATGTAACCTATTATGGAATGCCTTTCAGATTGGATTATGATGTAGAAAACGAAACATTATTAAACCTCTGCATTTATGATTCCAAAGGATTTGTCATTTTTAATAAAAATTTCAATGAAATTAGTGAACTTCCAGAAGATATGTCTAATTTGACTGAAGAAGCTTATTTAGGTTATTATTTCTTTATTTATAGAAATTTAACAGTTGGAAACTATACTTTTGAGTTTACAAATCTGGGCAATTCCAATGTCAGTGGAAATAAGGTTAACGGTAGTTTTGAAATTATAAAGGTCCCTTCCTATGTTGAAATTCTTGTTGATTCAATTGTATATGGCGATGATTTGGAAGTCTACATTGATGTTGTTAATGCTACAACCGTAAATATTATGATTAAAAATGATGTTGGAGCTATTGTTTATGATGAGAACATAACTAGTTCTCCAGTCATTGTCAGTGATTTGATTCCGGGCAATTATACAGTTATTGTTACTAATTACGGCACTGAAAATGTAATTGGAAATTCATCATCTGAAGAGTTCTGCGTGTATAAGCTCAATTCCACTGTTAAATTGAATAATATCTCCGATATTTATTATGAAGATGCAGTTTTAATTGAGTTTGATGTTGAAAATAAAACTGTTGTAAATGTCAGAATCCAAAATCAAGATGGTGAAGTTGTCTATGATAATAATGTAACTTCTGATGTGCTTCTGATTCCTAATTTGAATGTTGGAAATTATACTCTAACCGTTACAAATATGGAAGCATTTAATATTAGTGAAAGCGCTGATTCAAAATCATTCAGAGTTTTAAAAAGAAGCATTAACATCACGGTAGCTGTTGAAGATAATGTGTATGGTGAGTTAAGTGTTATTAATGTAATTTCTGATATTGATGGTATGTTGTCTGTTAATTTAGGCAATCAACAATTGCTTGTTGGTGTAATGGATGGTCATGGAAAGGTCATGATTAATCTTGATGCGGGAAATTACACTGCTCATGTCAATTATACTGATGATAACTATGACATTAACATGACTGGCTGTTCATTTACCGTATATAAAGCTGATGTTGATTTAAGCGTTGAGGTTTTAGATAAGGTTTATTCTGCTGATGTTGATGGTAATGTGTTTGCCAGTCTTGACGGGGAGTATACTGTTGTTATTGGAGATTATAGTGTTCCTGTGACTGTTTTGAATGGTGTTGGTGCATTTGATGTTGGTGTTTTAAATGTTGGAAACTATACTGTTCGTGTGATATTTGCCGGAAATGATAATTATAACTCCAATGTTAATAAAAGCGCTTTTGAGGTTACTCAGTCTGAAACCAATTTCAATATTGTTGCTAATGAAAGCAATATCACTTATGGAAATTCAATAAATGTTACTCAAAGTCTTCCTGGTGATGCAACAGGTACTATAACTTATTCCTTTGCTAATGGAACTGTAATTAATGTTTTAAATGTTGATGAATCATTTGTTTTATCTGGTCTGGATGTTGGATCTTATGTGGTTTATGCTAATTATTCTGGTGATTCTAATTATGCTCCTGCAAGGGACAGTTTAACAATTGATGTCAATAAGGCCGTTAATAATATTCTTGTATTTGGTCAGGATGCGACATATCTTGGGAATTCAACTATTACTGTTGTGGCTGATGTTGATGGGGAATATTATGTTGGTGTTGGCGATAAAATAGTTGTTGTTATTGTTTCAAATGGTATTGGAGTGAATACAATAGCTTTAGATGTTGGAACTTACTCTGCTGATGTCGAATACATTAACGCAAATTATGTGAATAATGTCACAAGCATTCCGTTTACTGTTGCTAAATCGGATGTTAATTTAAGCGTTGAGGTTTTGGATGTCGTTTATTCTGTCGATGTTGATGGTAATGTATTTGCAAGTCTTGACGGTAAATATGATGTAATCATTGGTGATACTTTAAAAGTTGTGAGTGTTAAAAATGGTATAGGTACTTTTAATTTTGGTGTTTTGGATGTTGGAAACTATACTGTTCGTGTGATATTTGCCGGAAATGAAAACTATAGTGCAAATTCAAACGTTTCAACTTTCAAAGTTACTTCTACTGGCACTAAATTTAATGTTATTGCTAATAGTACAGAAATAACTTATGGAGAAGCCATTAACATTACTCAAAGTCTTCCAGTCAATGTAACAGGCAATGTAACTTATGGATTTGCAAACGGAACAATAATCAAGGTCCTTGATGTTGGAGAATCATTTGTTTTATCAGGATTGGATGCAAAATCTTATGTAATTTATGCTAATTACTCTGATTCCAATTACCCTTCCGCACTTGATAGTATAACAGTTGTGGTTAATAAAGCGATTAATAATGTTGTAGTGAGTGCAAACAGTGTTACATGTCCTGATAATGTTACAGTCAATGTTAAAGCAGACATTGATGGAATTTATATTGTTTCTGTTGGTGGAAATTCCTTTGAGGTTAATGTTGTAAACGGTAATGGAAGTATTAGTGTCTCTTTAGGAGTTGGAGATTACAGTACTCTCACTTATTCTGATAATCCTAATTATGAAACTAATATTCAAGAGGCTAAATTCAATGTATTGTCTGTTGAAGATTATGACTTTGGTTTCAATATGATTGATAAGACTGTCATTTTCCATGCTCCGAGTGATGCTACTGGAAATTTAACTCTTGTTGCAGGTAACACAACATATGTTGCCCGTTTAGAAAATGGTACTGCGGAGATTACAGCCAATGAATTGATAGAAGGATCAAATGTTGTTGGAATCGCTTATTCAGGTGATAGTAAATATGCGCCAAGAAGTTATTCAAGCATTTTTGTTGTCAATACAATGATTGTAACTTCTGATATGACTCGCGGATATAATAGTGGTGTTGATTATCAGGTTAAAATCGTTGATAATAATGGAAATCCATTGAAAAATAAGTATGTGACATTCACCATAAATAATAGAAAATACATTTCTAGCACCAATGAGAATGGTATTGCTAAACTCAATGTTAAACTTCGTGTTGGAACATATAATGTAATAGTCAATTTAGATGGTGGTAAAAATGTTACAAAGAAACTTAAGATAGTTAAAAGAATTACAGGCAATAAGAATGTTGTAAAATATTACAATAGCAACTTTAAATATAAATTTAAAGTTATTGGTAATGATGGTAAGGCTGTTGGTAAGGGAGTAAAGGTAACTGTAAAAATTGGTAAAAAAACCTACAGGCTCAAAACAGATAAAAAAGGTTACATTACTATCCGGTTAACTAAAAAATTCACTCCTAAAAAATATACTATAAAAGCAGCTTACAAAGGATATTCTGTTAAAAATAAGATTAAGGTTAAGGGCGTAATATTCAGTAAAAAAACAGTCAAAATCAAGAAATCTTCAAGAAAACTTGTCTTGAAGGCAAAACTTAAACAAGGTAAAAAACTCCTCAAAAATAAAAAAGTGATATTTAAGTTTAAAGGTAAAAAATACAAAGTTAAAACCAACAAAAAGGCAATAGCTAAAGTAACCATTAAACGAAATGTCATTAAAAAGCTGAAGGTAGGTAAAAAATATAGATTCAAAGTAACTTACCTGAAAAGTAGTATAAATAGAACAGTTAAAGTAAAAAGATAG